One window from the genome of Engraulis encrasicolus isolate BLACKSEA-1 chromosome 16, IST_EnEncr_1.0, whole genome shotgun sequence encodes:
- the LOC134466354 gene encoding uncharacterized protein KIAA0040 homolog produces the protein MEEEIQGFFMDLWTTATAKHDLGSYNTVCLVVLLALPLVVFLTMLVVCCHCCCCRHGSCCQGCGGGGEGTGGSHRSEKRRKKNGPSKNEDLWISVKSGPLTHDVVGLSMV, from the coding sequence ATGGAGGAGGAAATTCAGGGCTTTTTCATGGATCTGTGGACTACAGCCACCGCCAAGCACGACCTGGGCTCCTACAACACGGTGTGCCTCGTGGTGCTGCTGGCTCTGCCGTTGGTGGTCTTCCTCACCATGCTGGTggtctgctgccactgctgctgctgtcgccaTGGCAGCTGCTGCCAAGGTTGCGGTGGCGGTGGAGAGGGCACGGGCGGCAGCCACAGGtcagagaaaaggaggaagaaaaacGGACCCTCTAAGAACGAGGACTTGTGGATCTCAGTCAAATCTGGACCCTTGACGCATGACGTAGTGGGGTTGAGTATGGTGTAG